In one Kitasatospora cineracea genomic region, the following are encoded:
- a CDS encoding AurF N-oxygenase family protein: protein MPPQPASTQSARTAPDRERTAERLLASSAKLSFNPLKDVDWDADPVPGAYYCPPRHLSLYGTDLWERMTDEERIELSKHEVASIASVGIWFEEILMQMLLRHAFDRDPTSNHVQYALTEIADECRHSIMFARMIAKMGVPAYGAGFVAHNLGRLFKAISTHSQTFGGTMYVEEILDAFQREVMNDDTLQPLTRQVSRIHVIEEARHISYAREELVRKRLGPVRRRYEQLFIGLIVYYATTALIHPRLYAAVGIEPKTGRAVARANPHWRATKVEMAQKVVSVLDRAGLVGRTNRWLLRAAGVVA from the coding sequence ATGCCGCCCCAGCCCGCCTCCACCCAGTCCGCCCGCACCGCCCCCGACCGGGAGCGCACTGCCGAACGCCTGCTCGCCTCCTCCGCGAAGCTCTCGTTCAACCCCCTCAAGGACGTCGACTGGGACGCCGACCCCGTCCCCGGGGCCTACTACTGTCCGCCCCGCCACCTCTCCCTCTACGGCACCGACCTCTGGGAGCGGATGACCGACGAGGAGCGGATCGAACTCTCCAAGCACGAGGTCGCCTCCATCGCCAGCGTCGGCATCTGGTTCGAGGAGATCCTCATGCAGATGCTGCTGCGCCACGCCTTCGACCGGGACCCGACCAGCAACCACGTCCAGTACGCGCTCACCGAGATCGCCGACGAGTGCCGGCACTCGATCATGTTCGCCCGGATGATCGCCAAGATGGGCGTCCCCGCGTACGGCGCCGGATTCGTCGCGCACAACCTCGGCCGGCTGTTCAAGGCGATCTCCACCCACAGCCAGACCTTCGGCGGCACCATGTACGTCGAGGAGATCCTGGACGCCTTCCAGCGCGAGGTGATGAACGACGACACCCTCCAGCCGCTCACCCGCCAGGTCTCCCGGATCCACGTCATCGAAGAGGCCCGGCACATCAGCTACGCCCGCGAGGAACTGGTCCGCAAGCGCCTCGGCCCGGTCCGCCGCCGGTACGAGCAGCTGTTCATCGGACTGATCGTCTACTACGCCACCACCGCGCTGATCCACCCCCGGCTGTACGCCGCCGTCGGCATCGAGCCGAAGACCGGCCGGGCCGTCGCCCGGGCCAACCCCCACTGGCGGGCCACCAAGGTCGAGATGGCGCAGAAGGTGGTTTCCGTCCTGGACCGGGCCGGACTGGTCGGCCGGACCAACCGCTGGCTGCTGCGCGCCGCCGGGGTGGTGGCCTGA
- a CDS encoding CapA family protein produces the protein MRRTTAGSTAATVTATAVLLLGTVAGCGGPAPSADRAAPTAGGTPVSTPPGPSTSAAPSEQPTAGQPTAGQPTAGPSAGTGSEAPENAGAGGSITVAFAGDVHFEGRTAARLGATKADTALGPISATLSAADLAVLNLETAITSRGRAEPKTYTFRTTPKALDALKGAGVDVVSQANNHAVDFGPDGLADTLAAKAASPVPVIGIGKDAEEAYAPHVSTVRGVKVAVLAASQVNEITNQKWRAGAHKPGIASALDEAALLRAVTGAKAQAPVVLVYLHWGDEGVACPTRAQTSLAKKLADAGATAVVGTHAHTMLGAGMLGKTYVSYGFGNFLWYGTSNYTASDETGVTTITVTADGRVTGETFTPAHIDGRGVPVPQGGSAAKAAQQRRDGLRGCTGLAAVPK, from the coding sequence ATGCGCCGCACCACGGCCGGCTCAACCGCCGCCACCGTCACCGCCACCGCCGTCCTGCTGCTCGGCACCGTCGCCGGATGCGGCGGCCCGGCACCGTCCGCGGACCGCGCCGCCCCCACCGCCGGGGGCACGCCGGTCTCCACCCCGCCCGGTCCGTCCACCTCGGCGGCCCCGTCCGAGCAGCCGACGGCAGGGCAGCCGACGGCGGGACAGCCGACGGCGGGGCCGTCCGCCGGAACGGGGAGCGAGGCGCCGGAGAACGCCGGCGCGGGCGGCAGCATCACGGTGGCGTTCGCCGGGGACGTCCACTTCGAGGGCCGGACCGCCGCCCGGCTCGGCGCGACCAAGGCCGACACCGCGCTCGGCCCGATCTCCGCGACGCTCTCCGCGGCCGACCTGGCGGTGCTCAACCTGGAGACCGCGATCACCTCCCGCGGCAGGGCCGAGCCCAAGACCTACACCTTCCGCACCACGCCCAAGGCGCTCGACGCGCTCAAGGGCGCCGGCGTCGACGTGGTCTCCCAGGCCAACAACCACGCCGTCGACTTCGGCCCCGACGGACTCGCCGACACCCTCGCCGCCAAGGCCGCCTCCCCGGTACCCGTGATCGGCATCGGCAAGGACGCCGAGGAGGCGTACGCCCCCCACGTCAGCACGGTGCGCGGTGTGAAGGTCGCCGTGCTGGCGGCCAGCCAGGTCAACGAGATCACCAACCAGAAGTGGCGGGCCGGCGCGCACAAGCCGGGCATCGCGTCCGCCCTCGACGAGGCCGCGCTGCTGCGCGCCGTCACCGGGGCGAAGGCGCAGGCGCCGGTGGTCCTGGTCTACCTGCACTGGGGCGACGAAGGCGTGGCCTGCCCGACCCGCGCGCAGACCTCACTCGCCAAGAAGCTCGCCGACGCCGGGGCGACCGCCGTGGTCGGCACCCACGCCCACACCATGCTCGGCGCGGGCATGCTCGGGAAGACCTACGTGTCGTACGGCTTCGGCAACTTCCTCTGGTACGGCACCTCGAACTACACCGCCTCCGACGAGACCGGCGTCACCACGATCACCGTCACCGCCGACGGCCGCGTCACCGGCGAGACCTTCACCCCCGCGCACATCGACGGCCGCGGCGTGCCCGTCCCGCAGGGCGGCAGCGCGGCGAAGGCCGCCCAGCAGCGCCGCGACGGCCTGCGCGGCTGCACCGGCCTGGCCGCCGTCCCGAAGTGA
- a CDS encoding LysM peptidoglycan-binding domain-containing protein, translating to MLFTGSGRHRRQGPTEKAAERAIAAAGVAGVGIALPLLAVTGAHAAPSAVWDRVADCESGGNWNSDQGNGGYGGLGINAQRWTDYGGTQYSALPNGATRSQQIAVAERILATEGPSPWSACADDAGLNTASAPGVVDDNDSADETGSLRGARGVAAVNAAADGSTVPDGKSAPVFSGLPGYDPVSHVYWYEKNGAWFWTSHQSLYERYMQLAHPQPQPSAPATETPATPVTPAPTTPAPDASATPTVPPVSPGLPLLPTDPTDPTATPSPGTPTTPSPGTPADGGNGTVLPTLPGTGTGTGTASPSPSTGTGAGSTDSATTPTATPTTGSPTAPGTGSGATAAADASATPAAPAESTPPAQAQAPSAQPYTVGPGDTLASIARNHDLGGGWSELYESNQQTVGENPDLIRPGQVLNLG from the coding sequence ATGCTCTTCACGGGTTCGGGACGTCACCGCCGGCAGGGCCCGACGGAGAAGGCCGCCGAGCGGGCGATCGCCGCAGCCGGTGTGGCCGGTGTCGGCATCGCCCTGCCGCTGCTCGCCGTGACCGGCGCGCACGCCGCCCCCAGCGCGGTCTGGGACCGGGTCGCCGACTGCGAAAGCGGCGGGAACTGGAACTCCGACCAGGGCAACGGCGGCTACGGCGGCCTGGGGATCAACGCCCAGCGCTGGACCGACTACGGCGGCACCCAGTACTCGGCGCTGCCGAACGGCGCCACCCGCAGCCAGCAGATCGCCGTCGCCGAACGCATCCTGGCCACCGAGGGCCCGTCCCCCTGGTCGGCGTGCGCGGACGACGCGGGCCTGAACACCGCCAGCGCGCCGGGCGTCGTCGACGACAACGACTCGGCGGACGAGACGGGTTCGCTGCGCGGCGCCCGCGGCGTCGCGGCGGTCAACGCCGCCGCGGACGGCAGCACCGTCCCGGACGGGAAGAGCGCGCCGGTGTTCTCCGGCCTCCCCGGCTACGACCCGGTCTCGCACGTGTACTGGTACGAGAAGAACGGCGCCTGGTTCTGGACCAGCCACCAGAGCCTGTACGAGCGCTACATGCAGCTGGCGCACCCCCAGCCGCAGCCCAGCGCGCCCGCCACGGAGACCCCGGCCACCCCGGTCACGCCGGCCCCGACCACCCCTGCCCCGGACGCCTCGGCCACCCCGACCGTCCCGCCGGTCTCCCCCGGCCTCCCGCTGCTGCCGACCGACCCGACCGACCCGACCGCCACGCCCAGCCCGGGCACGCCCACCACCCCCAGCCCGGGCACGCCCGCCGACGGCGGCAACGGGACCGTGCTGCCCACCCTCCCGGGCACGGGAACGGGAACGGGCACCGCCTCGCCCAGCCCGTCCACCGGCACCGGTGCCGGCAGCACCGACAGCGCCACCACCCCCACCGCGACGCCCACCACCGGCAGCCCGACCGCTCCGGGCACGGGCAGCGGCGCCACCGCCGCCGCGGACGCGTCCGCCACGCCGGCCGCCCCGGCCGAGTCGACGCCCCCGGCCCAGGCCCAGGCGCCGTCCGCGCAGCCGTACACCGTGGGCCCCGGCGACACGCTGGCCTCGATCGCCCGCAACCACGACCTGGGCGGCGGCTGGTCCGAGCTCTACGAGTCGAACCAGCAGACGGTCGGGGAGAATCCGGACCTGATCCGTCCCGGCCAGGTGCTGAACCTGGGCTGA
- a CDS encoding MFS transporter, whose amino-acid sequence MLRTERRFARLFVGQSLSVLGDRVSFVALPFAVLSIGGSAADVGLVTAAGLLPLLVFTLAGGVWADRMPRQWIMLASDLLRCAVQTAAAVLLLTGTARVGLLALLMAVFGVADAFFLPASTGLLPLLVPADRLREANALRGFVQSTGLVVGPALAGLLIAAVGPGGALAVDAASFAVSAAVLARLGTVDGTATTGGAGGVDGGAERAERLGFLAELRVGWQQVRSRTWVWSGMLAIAVYHVVVLPSVFVLGPVLAEHEWGGAGAWTVVVIAFGLGSIVGDVCSYRLKPARPMAVAAVAMAVASCQAAIIGSGAPVWVIAALEAVTGVGVSLCFVLWETSLQVHIPERVLSRVSSYDHLISVALMPLGLVLAGPLSDSLGVRPTLFGMTVLAVPAALTLLALPAVRHLPASLPSESESESESESESESGAGAGVGLGSAAEAVV is encoded by the coding sequence GTGCTCCGCACCGAACGCCGGTTCGCCAGGCTGTTCGTCGGCCAGTCGCTGTCGGTCCTGGGAGACCGGGTGTCGTTTGTCGCGCTGCCCTTCGCCGTGCTGTCGATCGGCGGCTCGGCCGCCGACGTCGGGTTGGTCACGGCCGCCGGACTGCTCCCGCTGCTGGTGTTCACGCTCGCCGGAGGCGTCTGGGCGGACCGGATGCCGAGACAGTGGATCATGCTGGCCTCCGATCTGCTGCGGTGCGCCGTCCAGACCGCCGCCGCGGTGCTGCTGCTCACCGGCACCGCCCGGGTCGGGCTGCTGGCGCTGCTGATGGCGGTGTTCGGTGTCGCGGACGCCTTCTTCCTCCCCGCCTCCACCGGGCTGCTGCCCCTGCTCGTCCCCGCCGACCGCCTCCGCGAGGCGAACGCGCTGCGCGGCTTCGTGCAGTCGACGGGGCTGGTGGTCGGGCCCGCACTGGCCGGTCTGCTGATCGCGGCGGTCGGGCCCGGCGGCGCGCTGGCGGTGGACGCCGCGAGTTTCGCGGTCAGCGCCGCCGTGCTGGCCAGGTTGGGCACGGTGGACGGTACGGCCACCACGGGCGGCGCGGGCGGCGTCGACGGCGGGGCGGAGCGGGCCGAGCGGCTCGGCTTCCTGGCCGAACTCCGGGTCGGCTGGCAGCAGGTGCGCAGCCGGACGTGGGTGTGGTCGGGGATGCTGGCCATCGCGGTCTACCACGTGGTGGTGCTGCCCTCGGTGTTCGTGCTCGGCCCGGTGCTGGCGGAGCACGAGTGGGGCGGTGCCGGTGCGTGGACGGTGGTGGTCATCGCGTTCGGCCTCGGCTCGATCGTGGGGGACGTGTGCTCCTACCGCCTGAAACCGGCCCGTCCGATGGCCGTCGCGGCCGTGGCGATGGCGGTCGCCTCCTGCCAGGCCGCGATCATCGGGTCCGGCGCGCCGGTCTGGGTGATCGCCGCACTGGAGGCGGTCACGGGTGTGGGCGTGTCCCTGTGCTTCGTGCTCTGGGAGACCTCGCTCCAGGTGCACATACCGGAGCGGGTGCTCTCCCGGGTCAGCTCCTACGACCACCTGATCTCCGTCGCCCTGATGCCGCTCGGGCTGGTGCTGGCCGGCCCGCTCTCGGACAGCCTCGGCGTGCGCCCCACGCTGTTCGGGATGACCGTCCTCGCGGTTCCGGCCGCACTCACCCTCCTCGCGCTGCCCGCCGTCCGCCACCTGCCGGCGAGCCTGCCGTCCGAGTCCGAGTCCGAGTCCGAGTCCGAGTCCGAGTCCGAGTCCGGGGCTGGGGCTGGGGTCGGGCTGGGGTCTGCGGCGGAAGCGGTGGTGTGA
- a CDS encoding pyrimidine/purine nucleoside phosphorylase, with the protein MLKVNEYFDGTVKSVAFTSADGPATVGVMAPGEYEFGTSAPEVMHVVSGALTVKLPGSDDWQTFSSGERFSVPGDSKFHLQVSIDTAYLCEYC; encoded by the coding sequence ATGCTCAAGGTCAACGAATACTTCGACGGCACGGTCAAGTCGGTCGCCTTCACCTCCGCGGACGGCCCGGCGACCGTCGGTGTGATGGCCCCCGGCGAGTACGAGTTCGGCACCTCCGCCCCGGAGGTCATGCACGTGGTCAGCGGCGCCCTGACCGTGAAGCTCCCCGGCTCCGACGACTGGCAGACCTTCTCCTCCGGCGAGCGCTTCTCCGTTCCGGGTGACAGCAAGTTCCACCTCCAGGTCTCGATCGACACGGCCTACCTCTGCGAGTACTGCTGA
- a CDS encoding tyrosine-protein phosphatase, translated as MDAMTSVNTGTGDGGPLDPAGVPGVRNFRDAGGTGALPRGVLYRSGALDRLTPDGARTLHGLGVRTVLDLRSTPEVDARPDALAGGGIRYLHVPVFPEQRWPQEQAELYPLMAELAGRPVVAAVRQLLVTEQRAVLVHCASGKDRTGVVVALLQSLLGAPEAEVTADFLRSNAALGLTVADPAVPGHAARPVAAGHLRRALLSVRSHHGGLDEHLRAHGAKASELAALRAAFRAPRGPGPSVPGAATGR; from the coding sequence ATGGATGCCATGACCTCCGTGAACACCGGAACCGGCGACGGCGGACCGCTCGACCCGGCCGGCGTCCCCGGGGTGCGCAACTTCCGGGACGCGGGTGGCACCGGCGCGCTCCCCCGCGGGGTGCTGTACCGCTCCGGCGCGCTGGACCGGTTGACGCCCGACGGCGCGCGGACGCTGCACGGCCTGGGCGTGCGCACCGTGCTGGACCTGCGCAGCACGCCGGAGGTCGACGCCCGGCCGGACGCCCTGGCCGGCGGCGGCATCCGGTACCTGCACGTCCCGGTGTTCCCCGAGCAGCGCTGGCCGCAGGAGCAGGCCGAGCTGTACCCGCTGATGGCCGAGCTGGCCGGGCGGCCCGTGGTGGCCGCGGTCCGGCAGCTGCTGGTGACCGAGCAGCGTGCCGTGCTGGTGCACTGCGCGTCCGGCAAGGACCGCACCGGGGTGGTGGTCGCGCTGCTGCAGTCGCTGCTCGGTGCGCCGGAGGCCGAGGTCACCGCCGACTTCCTCCGTTCCAACGCCGCGCTCGGCCTGACCGTCGCCGACCCGGCCGTGCCCGGCCACGCCGCCCGGCCGGTCGCGGCCGGCCACCTGCGCCGGGCCCTGCTCTCCGTCCGCTCCCACCACGGCGGCCTGGACGAGCACCTGCGCGCCCACGGGGCCAAGGCCTCCGAACTCGCCGCGCTGCGCGCCGCGTTCCGAGCCCCACGGGGCCCGGGGCCGTCGGTCCCGGGTGCCGCCACCGGCCGGTGA
- a CDS encoding glycine hydroxymethyltransferase — translation MAESLPAHTFGSPAADTAFRSALDVVRAVEPRIAAAISGELEDQRASLKLIASENYASPAVLLAMGNWLSDKYAEGTPGRRFYAGCRNVDTVEELAAEHARELFGAEHAYVQPHSGIDANLVAFWAVLSQRVESPALQRAQVRNVNDLSEQDWAELRRELGNQRMLGMSLDAGGHLTHGFRPNISGKMFEQRSYGTDPATGLVDYDEVRRIALEFKPLILVAGYSAYPRLVDFRRMREIADEVGATLMVDMAHFAGLVAGKVLTGDFNPVAHAQIVTTTTHKSLRGPRGGMVLCTSELAEHVDRGCPLVLGGPLSHVMAAKAVAFAEARRPEFQVYAQQVVDNARTLAEGLLKRGARLVTGGTDNHLVLADVSSYGLTGRQAEAALLDSGIVTNRNAVPQDPNGAWYTSGIRLGTPALTTRGLGAAELDEVAELIHTVLTAAAPVGSSKAQYTLDEAVRDAVAKRAVDLLADHPLYPGIALT, via the coding sequence GTGGCCGAGTCCCTGCCCGCGCACACCTTCGGCAGCCCTGCCGCCGACACCGCCTTCCGCAGCGCCCTGGACGTGGTGCGCGCCGTCGAACCCCGGATCGCCGCGGCGATCTCCGGGGAACTGGAGGACCAGCGCGCCTCGCTGAAGCTGATCGCCAGTGAGAACTACGCCTCGCCCGCGGTCCTGCTGGCGATGGGCAACTGGCTGAGCGACAAGTACGCGGAGGGCACCCCGGGCCGCCGCTTCTACGCGGGCTGCCGCAACGTGGACACCGTGGAGGAGCTGGCCGCCGAGCACGCCCGCGAGCTGTTCGGCGCGGAGCACGCGTACGTGCAGCCGCACTCCGGGATCGACGCCAACCTGGTGGCGTTCTGGGCGGTGCTCTCGCAGCGGGTGGAGAGCCCGGCGCTGCAGCGCGCCCAGGTCCGCAACGTCAACGACCTGAGCGAGCAGGACTGGGCCGAGCTCCGCCGCGAGCTGGGCAACCAGCGGATGCTGGGCATGTCGCTGGACGCGGGCGGCCACCTCACCCACGGCTTCCGGCCGAACATCTCGGGCAAGATGTTCGAGCAGCGCAGCTACGGGACCGACCCGGCGACCGGACTGGTCGACTACGACGAAGTCCGGCGGATCGCCCTGGAGTTCAAGCCGCTGATCCTGGTGGCCGGGTACTCGGCGTACCCGCGGCTGGTGGACTTCCGCCGGATGCGGGAGATCGCGGACGAGGTCGGCGCGACCCTGATGGTCGACATGGCGCACTTCGCGGGCCTGGTCGCGGGCAAGGTGCTGACGGGGGACTTCAACCCGGTCGCGCACGCGCAGATCGTCACCACCACCACGCACAAGTCGCTGCGCGGCCCGCGCGGCGGCATGGTGCTGTGCACCTCCGAGCTGGCGGAACACGTCGACCGGGGCTGCCCGCTGGTGCTCGGCGGCCCGCTGTCGCACGTGATGGCGGCGAAGGCGGTGGCCTTCGCGGAGGCGCGCCGCCCCGAGTTCCAGGTGTACGCCCAGCAGGTGGTGGACAACGCCCGGACGCTCGCCGAGGGCCTGCTGAAGCGCGGCGCCCGGCTGGTGACCGGCGGCACCGACAACCACCTGGTGCTGGCGGACGTCTCCTCCTACGGACTGACGGGCCGTCAGGCGGAGGCGGCGCTGCTGGACTCCGGCATCGTCACCAACCGCAACGCCGTCCCGCAGGACCCGAACGGCGCCTGGTACACCTCCGGCATCCGGCTCGGCACGCCCGCGCTGACCACCCGCGGGCTGGGTGCGGCCGAGCTGGACGAGGTCGCCGAGCTGATCCACACCGTGCTGACGGCCGCCGCGCCGGTCGGCTCCTCGAAGGCGCAGTACACCCTGGACGAGGCCGTCCGCGACGCGGTCGCCAAGCGCGCGGTCGACCTGCTCGCCGACCACCCGCTCTACCCGGGCATCGCGCTCACCTGA
- a CDS encoding DinB family protein: MTWTVPATTRTGGSLTAPETELLPGYLAWHRATFLHKCAGLTGEQLALRPLPASSLSLLGLMRHLAKVERTWFRIRFAAQDVPPLHAVEGHKDADFDLLEPERAEQEYLALLEEQRLADLAVAGASLDATLAAYGEEQSLRTTYLHVITEYARHNGHADLLREHTDGVTGG, translated from the coding sequence ATGACATGGACCGTTCCCGCCACCACCCGCACCGGCGGCTCGCTCACCGCCCCGGAGACCGAGTTGCTGCCCGGCTACCTCGCCTGGCACCGCGCCACCTTCCTGCACAAGTGCGCCGGCCTGACCGGCGAGCAGCTCGCGCTGCGCCCGCTGCCCGCGAGCTCGCTCTCGCTGCTCGGGCTGATGCGCCACCTGGCCAAGGTGGAGCGGACGTGGTTCCGGATCCGCTTCGCCGCCCAGGACGTACCGCCGCTGCACGCGGTGGAGGGCCACAAGGACGCGGACTTCGACCTGCTGGAGCCGGAGCGGGCCGAGCAGGAGTACCTGGCGCTGCTGGAGGAGCAGCGGCTCGCCGACCTCGCGGTGGCCGGCGCCTCGCTGGACGCCACGCTGGCCGCGTACGGGGAGGAGCAGTCCCTGCGGACGACGTACCTGCACGTCATCACCGAGTACGCCCGCCACAACGGGCACGCCGACCTGCTGCGCGAGCACACCGACGGGGTGACCGGCGGCTGA
- a CDS encoding ATP synthase F0 subunit B, which yields MGPLEPNVPELILGLIVFFALFWALGKVLLPRIERTLAERHDKTDGGIARAEAARAEAERIRQEFQAELTAARHEAAAIRQTAAEEGAALVAALRAEALQQREQLVAEAQVQLAADKVLAEAELREDVIKLASELASRVVGEPLADLPSTRAVAEEFRNRAEV from the coding sequence ATGGGACCTCTCGAACCGAACGTACCCGAGCTGATCCTCGGACTGATCGTCTTCTTCGCCCTCTTCTGGGCGCTCGGCAAGGTGCTGCTGCCCCGCATCGAACGCACCCTCGCCGAACGCCACGACAAGACCGACGGCGGCATCGCCCGCGCGGAGGCGGCCCGGGCCGAGGCGGAACGCATCCGCCAGGAGTTCCAGGCCGAGCTCACCGCCGCCCGGCACGAGGCCGCCGCGATCCGGCAGACCGCCGCCGAGGAGGGCGCGGCGCTGGTCGCGGCCCTGCGGGCGGAGGCGCTGCAGCAGCGCGAGCAGCTGGTGGCCGAGGCGCAGGTGCAACTGGCTGCCGACAAGGTGCTGGCCGAGGCCGAACTGCGCGAGGACGTCATCAAGTTGGCGTCCGAGCTGGCCTCCCGGGTGGTCGGCGAACCGCTCGCCGACCTGCCCTCCACCCGCGCCGTGGCGGAGGAGTTCCGCAACCGCGCCGAGGTCTGA